A stretch of DNA from Lolium perenne isolate Kyuss_39 unplaced genomic scaffold, Kyuss_2.0 unplaced51, whole genome shotgun sequence:
cggttttgcatgggctatttcatcccgatgctatccaggtcctagacgccccagatacggatgtctacgatagggtgttggtgtcacattagagaagatacggtgacgaaattgattataagcatcatctagaagagggaagtagttaagagtaacaacatgaataagaacaagctccgattgaggccgtttagaaagcattgaaaatctctttgggatctaagatgaaattacttcactttctcacgatctatataaattttaatgtacgcacacatcccctcacacgtgttgaaactctcgacccccaaaacgactaaccataccctcacacgtgttgaaactctcgacccccaaaatgactaacccaaagtaacaaacaagtatgcaaaaaacacaagttttttttatttttactgttcggttttgcatgggctacttcatcccgatgctatccaggtcctagacgccccagatacggatgtctacgatagggtgttggtgtcacattagagaagatacggtgacgaaattgattatagacatcatctagaagagggaagtagttaagagtaacaacatgaataagaacaagctccgattgaggccgtttagaaagcattgaaaatctctttgggatctaagatgaaattacttcactttctcacgatctatataaattttagtgtacgcacacatcccctcacacgtgttgaaactctcgacccccaaaacgactaacccaaagtaacaaacaagtatgcaaaaaacacaattttttttttgtttttactgttcggttttgcatgggctatttcatcccgatgctatccaggtcctagacgccccagatacggatgtctacgatagggtgttggtgtcacattagagaagatacagtgacgaaatttgtaacatcccaagtgagCTACCATCTTTACCTTACCATGTTTATGCATCATCTTTGCATCATGCATGTCATATCATGTCACCTTTGGTTTTTAATAAAATTTGCATTTGGTTTTGTTGCTATGTTTATgtgcttgttcttccttcctttcTCTCTCTCTTGTTTCTTCCTCTTGCTACATCCCATGTGATGTTACAAGAAAAGCCAAAGCCTAAACCTATCCTACCACTTGAGCTTATTCAAaaaggtcatgccaaattttTCTAGTAAACATGGGTTGATATTAAACCCCGCTCTTTAATATCTTACTTTGCAATTAATCAACTTAAGCATGTATTTGCAATGTTCGAAATGTTTTGTCTTGTTTCCaaataaaaatatttatgttgaaACTATTCCTCTCACTTGTCTCTACCTTTGTTTCAAATCCAAACTTGTTTTCCAATGGTCCAAATAAAAtctgagaaagaaaaaggaataaaagaaataaaaagaaatcaTCCCAAGCTCTCTTTTCTCTTCCTGGAGCAAGCCCATATGACCTCTTTTCTTGCTTTCCTGGAACGACAAAGGCAGCGCCCTGCTCCTTGCTTCTCCGTACATGAGAACGAGGGTTGCGTGCTCTGCTATATCCCACCTGCTTCCTCCACTTTTTCCCTTTCCTCAAGACCGGCCACCAACCTTCCCTCTTAAGCAACAGCAGCAACCCTACCttcccctcttcctcctcctccaaacAGTAGCCGCCGCCACCATCTCTTCCGCTCGGTGCAAACCCAGCACACGTCGCCGTCCACCACCACCATGGCCATGGCCAGCCTAGTCTATACCTGAGCACCAGGGGCGCGTCCACGTCGCCTCCTCTTCGACCTGCACCTCTTCCCGGAGCTCCAAGAACGCCAAGGCAGACGCAACCCGAGCccctccatcgtctacctcccAGGCCACCCCTTCGTCCTCGTCGCCGGCACCTCCCCCGCCGCATCCTCCTCTTCAACGGCGACCCCCAGGGTGAGCAGCCACCTTTCCTTCATCCCCTGCACGTGCTCTTGGATCTCTGGTTCTAGTTGAGAAGGAGATACGATTTCAAAAACGAAATCGAAATCAAAAACCGGCACAGTTTTGCATCCCGGCACCCCATCTTCCGACCGACCTCACAGCCAGCACCGGCCACGCCAGCACGCGCTCTTCACATAGTTGGATAGCTGGGAGTGAGGGCTACAATTTTCGTTTTGGAGGCACTCGTTTTCATCGGCTGTAGACGACGCAATCTTCGAGCGAAGTCAGGTCTAAAAACTGGTTCAGTTACGCTGTTTCTCTCACATGTCGCGGTCCCTTTTTCTAACGAACgccgccggtggcacacaccaccTCAGCACCAGCTAGCTACACCATTCGAAGCACACCACCACCAGCTTCAACTTTGCTTCTGGCTTCATCCCAAGACGATGCTCGGACGCGACGCCCACAACGACGCAAGATCAACCCGTGAAGTTGTTGATTTTGCGCTGTTCCTCGCTGTCGTCACGGATTCGTTTTCCGTCGAATCTCACCGATGTTTCACACCTTTCCAGCACGAGCCAATGGATCCATTCGATGCTCCCCACATCCAGTTTCACTCCAGTGTTTGGTTTCGCTCAAACGGACGCCCAGTTTCGTCGTGGCGTTTGCTTTAAATTTCGTGCAAGTTCACTGTCTACAGCAATAGTTTCTGTCAAAATTTCAGTTCGTAGTCTTCCTTTTCAGTTTTACAATTTCTGTTTTTGTTCCCTGACCAATTTCAAACTATTTAATTTTTGCTTTTcctaaatccaaatcatacaaacctTATATCCAAATTGATCAGCAATTTATGTACCTTCCAAATATGAAGTTTATTTTGGCTTTTGAATAATTAAAAATTTGGACATAATTAAAATCTGAATTAATTTGGTTAATATGACATAATTCATACCTCTCAAATTACAAATCCAAATTGTGCAAATTATATATCCTTTTTCTTCATAAAAGTGAGAGGATTTCAAATCTTGCATTctcatgcatcattggcatcatctctgaattgtcccAAATTAAAATTGCAAATTGAACTAAGTGTTATGTGTGGgtgtttatcatttcatgtgaaatatgagcaccccacttaattttgcctTGCACCAACcatcttgccatgtcatcatgcatcatattgcgcattgcacttgtattgatttgtgctaTACTTTCTTGTATGTGcttttggttcttctcgagtagacgccgatgcagagcagtacgagcaggagtacgagttccccctggaggatcgtgtcggtgcttctacctctgatctgacaggcgagcccaccccttcacctattttacttttttcatgctcttttgatctattgctatccctatgttgcgattctgttgtgtcacgtgtcctattccacctgtTACCCTATATTACCGaattacacctcctcgccctacccattgtttgttgtttgccagctttgcgagtcgtaggcgagtttagggttttgttgatatctcgaaatgttcgggatatcttgttgggtagTTGTTTTACTTGCTATATCTGTTGATGGAGATATTCATGGCTCACCCTAATGTTAATATTAAAATGGGTAAgaagaggcatcggtgggtcaactGTATATTTGGTTTTACCATGGCTCACTTGTGTCCAATTTTATAATTAGGACGAGTTCTTGTTTTCTGATCCAAGACTGAGCGCACTAACCACACGTGGGAGGTTTCACTGGGACCCCCCTCGACCTATTACCGGAACTGCTTCCACTGTCCAAGTGCCACAACTAGTTCGTAACGTTTTGCTTcccccgggcgtgcaagcttgtttctttgtggtccgaTGTTAtggtgttacttttggggaagccttttgtgccttgtaaccccgttgtctcttgcacgctcgtaggcgcGGTACGTATTGCTGAGGATGGATTCATCCTGCGGGCACTGTTTCCATCCGAaagccgtagacgcaaacagctaggtccgcgtcGGAGTTCCGATCGGGCTCTGAAACGGATTTAACCTAGATAGGTGGCTTCTTGGACTTGGTCTGTGGTGAAGGGAGGGGTTGTGTTGCGAGGTTTCGCTGGCAAGTTTTCCCAAAACCCTTGCTTGTGGAGTCAGACATGCGTGTATGGGTACAGTAGTGCATCCCTGCAGGgtgaaatcttatcgataagccgtgtccgcggttatggacgacttggagatgttaaactcgatcatagaacaacttacaccataTTTGcttgttgctaataatttgctaataaaactctttcaaaagtgtgtgtgcctatgcaatacctcttggcgaagggggatcgcattggctgggttttgtttgcagagtatagaactgctagattatgcgctctctcaccttctctaatagacgaatgttgtagcgtgtctctattggttagttgctttgctgccgctaaactccacatatagccgggcgaagtttataccgcccaccagcgagcatagctggtctagtctcgcaagtacgtgccattggtacttaccctcgtttttctccctctttttcgggaacccgcttttcgacaaacaggtacaacagatgatgagcagtacgcaggtggctactttgtcgagttcacggacgacgacttcgttgcgtagcaggatcgttcctaaggcagcagcctgtggcatgttggttatgggaacaccgcttgattatcttcaggactcttagtcccatttggttcttgtctgtacccagactatttggctatcttatgtatgatgtaatgttgggacatgtgtcctctgagtgtcatttggatcttgctcattagagcgttgctatatatatgaaccttatttccatcttttgtgtcatacatagtcatgttgtgatattcaagctgtattctaccctcgtatcctgtgcacagtgtgtgtatgtgtgaagtgcacaggaaggtgaagcactcaggcctGGAAAGCCTATCGTGAGCCTTagaggtgggtgttgtgtgcatgggcgtgtcgagcggttgcttggcctacccatatgcttgggaatgcgaggcgacctcacggtcctttgtagtgacctcatgcacataaacccctcttacctgcgcgctctgggttttcctactcctggggcttacagacttggtatcagagcaggactgcctttaGGAGCCCTTGCAGCGGACGAAGTTGTGTCTAGAAACTCATATTTTAGTAGTTACATAGGAAAAATTGCGCGCGAGAGTAGGAATTCTGCTTTTATTTCTTACCCCACCCACCCACCCTCTGGTAAGGAAGTGTAACGGTTTTACTCTATTCTTATCTTGTTTCACCTAGGTTTGGACGTGTTCGGGGAAACCATAGTGCCATAGGGAAAagtgtttttcaaaattttctgtacTATGGTTGCTTCATTATCATCCTTTGTCAATCTCCACCATATAATATGCTTTTTGCAATGTTGGTATTTTCATGCCAACATGCCCTCTCCGTTGTTTTGGTGCTATCTCGACCACTTCTTTGTTCCGGTGCATACATCAACCTTCCTTCTCCGGAGTTGTTTCGTCAAACTCTTTCCTTGTTGTTCTCTTCCAATATGCATAACTAGTGTCAACACGACCCAAGTTATTGACACTGGTTAATGCTAAACTTATGTATAGCTACATATCACTATCTTGCGAGATTTGTGAAATATTCTTGTTGTTATCGTTCTAACCTTCTACATGCTATGGATAGCTCTCGTGTGCTTGAATCCATGTACATTGATGATAGCTATGTCATGTCTCTTGTTATCTTCTGAAGTTCCCGTTAAGCACTAATATTGGGTTTTTCATTATCCATGATTGTGCTAACCTTGGTGTCCTTACTCAGAATGGAGAGTGGTGAAGATGTTCCTCCACCTGAAGTGGACCAAGCTCTGGTTAAAATGGCGCAAGTCCTAAATCAGATGCAGATAAGCCAAGACAGAATCAATGGTGGCAATGCACGTGTCACTATTCAGGAGTTTCTCCAGCTCAACCCGCGCACTTTTGATGTCACCGCAGAGCCaattgatgctgatgattggttACGCGAGATGAACAAGACTATTAGTGTGACACATGTGGCTGATGAGGACCGTGTTCCTTATGTGACATATCTTCTTCGTGGAGTTTCAGCCGCATGGTGGGACAATCATCTTCTCATGAAAGCACCAGATGCAATCACTACCTGGGATGAGTTTCAGCTACTCTTCAAGCGTCATCACATCCCTGACAGCATCATGGAGAGAAAGCGAGAAGAGTTTTGCAATTTGTCTCAAGGCAGCAACACTGTGCTGGCTTATAGAGATGCTTTCTTAAAACTGGCTCGTTATGCTGGAGATGAGGTATCTACAGATGCCAAAAAGTAAGCCATGTTTCGCAAAGGCCTGAACCCAGAGATCAAGTATGCTATACTCTTGGTCAAGTGCAATACCTTCGAGGAGCTCGTTAACACAGCGCTCCAAGAAGAGTATGGTCGTGCAATGCTAGAAGAGTCTCGTAAGCGCTCTCGTGAAGCAGCTTCTTCCTCAGCAACTGCTATGCCTCCTCGGACACGTAGGATTTGGGTTCCTTATGCTGCTCCTGCACAACCCACCTACATGCCTGAATCGAGTGGTTTTGTTTCCCGCCCTCCCACCCTTGTTGTTGTTCCAAGGGGCTCTCAAGTTCATCAAAGGTCTGGCAGTCAAGCTAAGCAAAGTCACTGTGTTGATGCTCAGCAAAGGCCTAGTTCTGAAATTCTAGCAAGACCAATGGGTCCTAATCCTTCCTCAAGAGCATGTTTCAAGTGCGGTGATCCGGGACATATTTCAATTCACTGTCCCCAAAACAAGCATCCTCCAATACAACCTTGCCCTCCAACAAAGGCGATGGTTCGTGTTCCTGCTCCGTCAAAGGCTTTCAACTATAACAATAAGCCTGGTACGAGAAGTGTATGGGTGAACAATGTCACAGCTGTACAAGCAAAAAGGGCACCTGACATCGTGCTTGGTGTTCTTCCTGTGAACTCGATCCCAGCAAAAGTTCTGTTTGATACAGGAGCGGCACTTTCTTTCGTCTCCTCAAGTTTTGTTCAAAGGTATGAGTTACCTATGGTTCCACTGCCCAATAACCTCACGGTGAACTCCCCGGGAGCGCAGATGACAGTTTCCAAGATAAGCCATGGGAATCAAATTCTCATCGGAAGCTATATGTTTCTTGCTTCACTCATAGCTCTCGGCAGTtcagacattgatgtcattctcggCATGGATTGGTTGACGGCCAACAAAGCTGTAATCGATTGTGCCAATCATTCAGTTTCCCTTCCTACTTCGACAGGCCACATAGTCTATTCACCTTCTGAGAcaccttccgttcagctcttcGCTTTGAATCCTAGCTCTCTTCCGGAACTTGAGTCTATACCGGTGGTTTGCGACTTTCCTGATGTCTTTCCTGAAGAACTTCCAGGTATGCCACCTGACAGGGCTGTTGAGTTCGTCATTGAACTAGAGCCTGGAACAGCTCCTATCTCAAAGCGGCCTTATAAGATGGGTCCAAATGAGTTGGCTGAACTCAAAAAGCAGCTTGATGAGTTGCCAAAACTTGGTTTCATTCAGCCAAGCACTTCTCCATGGGGATGTCCTACCATCTTCGTCAAGAAAAAGGATAAAACTGATCGACTGGTGGTTGACTACCGCCCTCTCAATGAGAAAACGATCAAGAATACATATCCTCTTCCTCGCATCAATGAACTCTTTGATCAGCTTGCGGGTGCAACTGTGTTctctaagatggatttgagaagcggttatcaccaaatcaaaatccgcaaaGAGGATGTACCCAAGACAGCCTTCAAAACTCGCTATGGCCTCTATGAAtacactgtcatgtcctttggtctcaccaatgctcctgccactttctctcggttgatgaactacattttcatggagtacctcgacaagtttgtggtagtctatctcgatgatatccttgtctattccaagtccaatgaggagcatgaagagcatcttcgcctcatcctcatgaagcttcgtgaacatcgtctctatgccaagttctcTAAATGTGAATTCTGGCTTCCTCAAGTCGTCTATCTTGGCCATGTCATTTCTGGAAAAGGCATTGCTGTCAATCCTGAAACCGTCAAGGCAATCGTTGAATGGCTTCCTCCGAAGAATGTCAAGCAAGTGAGAAGTTTCCTCGGTTTGGCAAGTTACTGCCGCCGCTTtgttgagaatttctccaagatcgccaagcCTCTTACAGATCTCCTGAATAAAGACAAGAAGTTCCTTTGGTCTCCTCAATGCCAAGCAAGTTTTGATCTCCTCAAGCAGAAGCTCACTTCCACACCTGTCCTTGTTCTTCCAGATACTTCTAAACCTTTCCAGATattctgtgatgcctctcttcatgGGCTAGGCGCTGTCCTCATGCAAGAACGTCAAGTTGTGGCGTATGCTTCTCGTCAGTTGAAAAAGCATGAACTCAACTATCCCacacatgatcttgagcttgcagccatgttacatgctttaataacatggcgccaatacttgttgggcaacaaatgtgagatcttcaccgaccacaagagtctcaaatacatcttcacccaacccaacttgaacctccgtcaaacgagatggatggaaaccatcaaggactttgatctgtctatcagctacactccaggcaaagctaatgtcatggctgacgcccttagtcgcaagtcctattgcaacaacctcatgattcaagaaagtcaacctgctctttatgaagaattcaggaaattgaatcttgagcttgttccccAAGGCTACCTGGCAAACTTGGTGATCACGCAAACTCTTGAAGATAAGATACGAACCGGACAGTTAAGAGATGGTTGTATCAAAAACATCAAAGAGAACATGCACAAGCCCAAGTACAAGTCTTTCTCTATCGACGACAAAGGAACTCTCTTCTTCCAAGGTCGAATCGTTGTTCCGAAGGATCCAAACCTCAGAAGCCTCATTCTCAAGGAAGCTCATGACACTCCTCTTTCTATCCATCCTGGCAGCACAAAGATGTATCTCGACATCAAGTCTACCTATTGGTGGACTAGGATGAAAAGTGATATTGCTCGCTATGTCTCAGAGTGTGATGTCTGTCGccgtgtcaaagcagaacatcagagacctgccggtgtcctccaacccctgaagattcctgagtggaaatgggataagattgagatggacttcataactggttttccaaagtctcgcaaaggcaatgatgctatcttcgtggtgatcgaccgtctttccaaggttgctcacttccttcctgtcaaagagacaatatctgctagtcagttggctgagctctacactgcaaagattgtttctcttcatggtgttcccttggaaataagctctgatcgcggaagtatcttcacttccaggttttgggcaagctttcagaaagctatgggaactaatctgctcttcagcacagcttaccatccgcaaacgagtgggcaagtcgaaagagtcaatcagattctcgaggacatgctccgtgcctgtgttatctccttcggcatgaaatgggaagaatgccttccattcgctgagttctcttacaacaacagctatcaagccagtttgGGCATGGCACCTTTCGAAGCTCTCTATGGTCGCAAATGCAGAACACCTCTAAACTGGTCTGAAACCGGTGAAAGGCAAATCTTTGGCCCCGATGTCATCAACGAGGCTGAAGAAAAGGTGCGAATCATTCGTGACAATCTGAAGATAGCACAATCTCGGCAGAAAAGCTATTATGATAGCAAGCACCGTGATATGTTATATCATCCTGGTGATCAAGCCTACCTTCGTGTTACTCCTATGAGGGGCACTCATCGTTTTGGTATCAAAGGCAAACTGGCGCCAAGATACATTGGTCCCTTCAAAGTTCTAGCAAAGCGTGGTGAAGTCGCTTACCTCCTTGAACTTCCTGAGAAGCTCTCAAAAGTGCACGATGTCTTCCATGTGTCACAGCTCAAGAAGTGCTTCAAAGATCCGGACCGTGCAGTTGATCACGAGTCCATTGACCTCCAAGAAGACCTCTCCTACAAAGAGCATCCCGTTCGGATTCTTGATGAAGCTGAACGCCGTACTCGCAACAACTCTGTCAAGTTTCTCAAGGTGCAGTGGTCGCACCATTCCgataaagaagcaacttgggagcgggaagatcaactccgttccgagtaccctaccttcttctcttcttcctgagaatctcggggcgcgattcctTCAAGGGGGGGCGTTTGTAACATCCTAAGTGAGCTACCATCTTTACCTTACCATGTTTATGCATCATCTTTGCATCATGCATGTCATATCATGTCACCTTTGGTTTTTAATAAAATTTGCATTTGGTTTTGTTGCTATGTTTATgtgcttgttcttccttcctttcTCTCTCTCTTGTTTCTTCCTCTTGCTACATCCCTTGTGATGTTACAAGAAAAGCCAAAGCCTAAACCTATCCTACCGCTTGAGCTTATTCAAaaaggtcatgccaaattttTCTAGTAAACATGGGTTGATATTAAACCCCGCTCTTTAATATCTTACTTTGCAATTAATCAACTTAAGCATGTATTTGCAATGTTCGAAATGTTTTGTCTTGTTTCCaaataaaaatatttatgttgaaACTATTCCTCTCACTTGTCTCTACCTTTGTTTCAAATCCAAACTTTTTTTCCAATGGTCCAAATAAAAtctgagaaagaaaaaggaataaaagaaataaaaagaaatcaTCCCAAGCTCTCTTTTCTCTTCCTGGAGCAAGCCCATATGACCTCTTTTCTTGCTTTCCTGGAACGACAAAGGCAGCGCCCTGCTCCTTGCTTCTCCGTACATGAGAACGAGGGTTGCGTGCTCTGCTATATCCCACCTGCTTCCTCCACTTTTTCCCTTTCCTCAAGACCGGCCACCAACCTTCCCTCTTAAGCAACAGCAGCAACCCTACCttcccctcttcctcctcctccaaacAGTAGCCGCCGCCACCATCTCTTCCGCTCGGTGCAAACCCAGCACACGTCGCCGTCCACCACCACCATGGCCATGGCCAGCCTAGTCTATACCTGAGCACCAGGGGCGCGTCCACGTCGCCTCCTCTTCGACCTGCACCTCTTCCCGGAGCTCCAAGAACGCCAAGGCAGACGCAACCCGAGCccctccatcgtctacctcccAGGCCACCCCTTCGTCCTCGTCGCCGGCACCTCCCCAGCCGCATCCTCCTCTTCAACGGCGACCCCCAGGGTGAGCAGCCACCTTTCCTTCATCCCCTGCACGTGCTCTTGGATCTCTGGTTCTAGTTGAGAAGGAGATACGATTTCAAAAACGAAATCGAAATCAAAAACCGGCACAGTTTTGCATCCCGGCACCCCATCTTCCGACCGACCTCACAGCCAGCACCGGCCACGCCAGCACGCGCTCTTCACATAGTTGGATAGCTGGGAGTGAGGGCTACAATTTTCGTTTTGGAGGCACTCGTTTTCATCGGCTGTAGACGACGCAATCTTCGAGCGAAGTCAGGTCTAAAAACTGGTTCAGTTACGCTGTTTCTCTCACATGTCGCGGTCCCTTTTTCCAACGAACgccgccggtggcacacaccaccTCAGCACCAGCTAGCTACACCATTCGAAGCACACCACCACCAGCTTCAACTTTGCTTCTGGCTTCATCCCAAGACGATGCTCGGACGCGACGCCCACAACGACGCAAGATCAACCCGTGAAGTTGTTGATTTTGCGCTGTTCCTCGCTGTCATCACGGATTCGTTTTCCGTCGAATCTCACCGATGTTTCACACCTTTCCAGCACGAGCCAATGGATCCATTCGATGCTCCCCACATCCAGTTTCACTCCAGTGTTTGGTTTCGCTCAAACGGACGCCCAGTTTCGTCGTGGCGTTTGCTTTAAATTTCGTGCAAGTTCACTGTCTACAGCAATAGTTTCTGTCAAAATTTCAGTTCGTAGTCTTCCTTTTCAGTTTTACAATTTCTGTTTTTGTTCCCTGACCAATTTCAAACTATTTAATTTTTGCTTTTcctaaatccaaatcatacaaacctTATATCCAAATTGATCAGCAATTTATGTACCTTCCAAATATGAAGTTTATTTTGGCTTTTGAATAATTAAAAATTTGGACATAATTAAAATCTGAATTAATTTGGTTAATATGACATAATTCATACCTCTCAAATTACAAATCCAAATTGTGCAAATTATATATCCTTTTTCTTCATAAAAGTGAGAGGATTTCAAATCTTGCATTctcatgcatcattggcatcatctctgaattgtcccAAATTAAAATTGCAAATTGAACTAAGTGTTATGTGTGGgtgtttatcatttcatgtgaaatatgagcaccccacttaattttgcctTGCACCAACcatcttgccatgtcatcatgcatcatattgcgcattgcacttgtattgatttgtgctaTACT
This window harbors:
- the LOC127322763 gene encoding uncharacterized protein, with the translated sequence MESGEDVPPPEVDQALVKMAQVLNQMQISQDRINGGNARVTIQEFLQLNPRTFDVTAEPIDADDWLREMNKTISVTHVADEDRVPYVTYLLRGVSAAWWDNHLLMKAPDAITTWDEFQLLFKRHHIPDSIMERKREEFCNLSQGSNTVLAYRDAFLKLARYAGDEVSTDAKK